In Pseudomonas sp. R76, one genomic interval encodes:
- a CDS encoding MFS transporter produces MSDLPVSSRRSIGLLAFVFTACNATTHGFSVFLYSALLPQIRQAFELSYSQAALIAALLQLFYMGASIASGIAAAWVSPRTMVRLTIVLSPALLALAVATPWVLPFALCLALVSACAVSNWNAIAALAREVIPASHRSRVLGLASSGAAFAICLNGVLIALLQGLTLRQFWLICAGLTLLVTLLTLWALSPHAEQAPRAAQPPAFTHVLRQWLRVCLEQPVALQIVLLSGFIGAISGPFLNFLSVFVSDRLHAGPAITGSMWTLIGIGGALGGLLLGALADRWGALRVLALSIGAFGLAMLGLLVHPSLLVSWWAAGLFALFYFPSWGLMAAYLSARLNPVHSLQVVSLSMVSYGLASATANGLCGWLLQVSGEFAVVHGWIAGWVIACLLLLKRMAHRQTAQTLPVHVP; encoded by the coding sequence ATGTCCGACCTACCTGTTTCATCGCGGCGAAGTATCGGGCTGCTGGCATTCGTCTTTACCGCGTGCAACGCCACGACCCATGGTTTCAGTGTGTTTCTGTATTCCGCTTTATTACCGCAGATTCGTCAGGCATTTGAACTGAGCTACAGCCAGGCCGCCCTGATTGCCGCGCTGTTGCAACTGTTCTACATGGGCGCTTCGATTGCCAGCGGCATCGCCGCCGCGTGGGTGAGCCCGCGCACGATGGTGCGCCTGACCATCGTGCTGAGCCCCGCGCTGCTGGCACTGGCCGTCGCCACCCCGTGGGTGCTGCCGTTTGCCCTGTGCCTGGCGCTGGTGTCGGCGTGTGCGGTGTCGAACTGGAATGCCATTGCAGCCCTGGCGCGCGAAGTCATCCCGGCCAGCCACCGCAGTCGCGTGCTGGGGCTGGCCTCGTCGGGCGCAGCGTTTGCGATCTGCTTGAACGGCGTGTTGATCGCGCTGTTGCAGGGGCTGACGTTGCGGCAGTTCTGGTTGATCTGTGCCGGCTTAACGCTGTTGGTCACGCTGCTGACCCTCTGGGCCTTGAGCCCGCACGCCGAGCAGGCGCCCCGCGCCGCCCAGCCGCCCGCCTTCACTCACGTACTGAGGCAGTGGTTGCGTGTGTGTCTGGAACAGCCCGTGGCGTTGCAGATTGTGTTGCTCAGCGGGTTTATCGGCGCGATCAGTGGGCCGTTTCTGAATTTCCTGTCGGTGTTTGTCAGCGATCGCCTGCACGCCGGCCCGGCAATCACCGGCTCGATGTGGACGTTGATCGGCATCGGCGGTGCCCTCGGCGGGCTGCTGCTGGGTGCGCTGGCGGATCGTTGGGGCGCGTTGCGGGTGCTGGCGCTGAGCATCGGTGCGTTCGGCCTGGCCATGCTGGGCCTGCTGGTGCACCCCAGCCTGCTCGTGAGCTGGTGGGCCGCCGGGTTATTTGCGCTGTTCTATTTCCCCTCATGGGGGTTGATGGCGGCCTACCTAAGCGCGCGTCTCAACCCGGTGCACAGCCTGCAAGTGGTGAGCCTGAGCATGGTCAGCTATGGCCTGGCCAGTGCCACCGCCAACGGGCTCTGTGGCTGGCTGTTGCAAGTCAGTGGTGAGTTTGCCGTGGTGCACGGCTGGATCGCCGGCTGGGTGATCGCCTGCCTGTTACTGCTCAAGCGCATGGCTCATCGACAAACCGCGCAGACGCTGCCTGTCCACGTGCCCTGA
- a CDS encoding LysR family transcriptional regulator translates to MSGELDGGLLKVFVAIIECQGFSAAAERLHKTQSTVSQSLQRLEEIVGTPLIRRTSRSIGLTPSGETFLIYARQILKLHLEAVSAAQLPNEQVCIHLGMPEDYAEYCLGGMLKDFQAQFAQVRPDICCEMSTALVARLHRGELDLVLGVEHAGLQPGEYLCDEPLVWVAAPSWSCVGRQSVPLAVYAEGCAFRANAVQALAEAGRSWQVVYTSQSPRGIAVAIEQGLSVGVMARRLVPAGWQILDEQQGFPPIASARLMLWRSSGCQVPEVAALVEILQRQLGRSGHVDRQRLRGLSMSHALEQ, encoded by the coding sequence ATGTCAGGCGAACTGGATGGCGGTTTACTTAAAGTGTTCGTGGCAATTATTGAGTGCCAGGGGTTTTCGGCCGCCGCCGAGCGCCTGCATAAAACCCAATCCACCGTCAGCCAGAGTTTGCAGCGGCTCGAAGAGATTGTCGGCACGCCGCTGATACGCCGCACCAGCCGCTCCATTGGCCTGACCCCGAGTGGCGAGACCTTTCTGATCTACGCGCGGCAAATCCTCAAGCTGCACCTGGAGGCCGTCAGCGCCGCACAATTGCCCAATGAGCAGGTGTGTATCCACTTGGGCATGCCGGAGGATTACGCCGAATATTGCCTGGGCGGGATGCTCAAGGACTTCCAGGCACAGTTTGCCCAGGTCCGCCCTGACATCTGTTGCGAGATGTCGACCGCGCTGGTCGCCCGCTTGCATCGTGGCGAGCTGGACCTGGTGTTGGGCGTTGAACATGCCGGCCTGCAACCCGGCGAATACCTGTGCGACGAACCGTTAGTGTGGGTGGCGGCGCCGAGTTGGAGTTGCGTGGGGCGCCAATCGGTGCCGCTTGCGGTCTACGCCGAGGGCTGCGCCTTCCGCGCCAATGCCGTGCAAGCGTTGGCCGAGGCTGGGCGCTCGTGGCAGGTGGTGTATACCAGCCAGAGCCCGCGCGGGATCGCAGTTGCGATTGAGCAGGGCTTGTCGGTCGGGGTGATGGCGCGGCGCCTGGTGCCGGCCGGCTGGCAGATTCTGGATGAGCAGCAAGGCTTTCCACCGATTGCGTCGGCCCGCCTGATGCTCTGGCGCTCAAGCGGCTGCCAGGTGCCGGAGGTGGCGGCATTGGTGGAGATTCTGCAGCGCCAGTTGGGGCGCTCAGGGCACGTGGACAGGCAGCGTCTGCGCGGTTTGTCGATGAGCCATGCGCTTGAGCAGTAA
- a CDS encoding HalD/BesD family halogenase, giving the protein MSLKLADAETGDISDIINTELYPIHDSGHVQLQALIEHARAELAEDGCCLLKNFLRPEVLEQARLEGQALSGKTFYSVRKVNAYFTEDAASLPQDDPRRTFMERTSGFVTRDMIAPDAIIHRLYVSPMMKRFIGACLDESEIFEYADPFAGLVINVMPEGTEQPWHFDTNEFIVSMMTQKPEAGGLFEYAPMIRSRSQENLGAVGKVVRGEDRSRVQELALNPGDLQIFKGRFSVHRVTRVEGATERNTAIFAYSEKPGIIGRAQRTKQLYGRLSEAHLQAERNLVRSDQLLD; this is encoded by the coding sequence ATGAGTCTTAAACTTGCCGATGCCGAAACCGGCGATATCAGCGACATCATTAATACCGAGCTGTACCCCATACATGATTCGGGCCATGTTCAATTACAGGCCTTAATTGAACATGCGCGGGCCGAGTTGGCCGAAGACGGTTGCTGCCTGCTGAAAAACTTCCTGCGCCCTGAAGTGCTGGAGCAGGCGCGCCTGGAAGGTCAGGCACTCTCGGGCAAAACATTTTATTCGGTGCGCAAGGTCAACGCCTATTTCACCGAGGACGCCGCCAGCCTGCCCCAGGATGATCCGCGCCGCACGTTCATGGAGCGCACCAGCGGCTTCGTGACCCGCGACATGATCGCCCCCGACGCGATCATCCATCGTCTGTACGTCTCACCGATGATGAAACGTTTTATCGGTGCCTGCCTCGACGAATCGGAGATTTTCGAATACGCCGACCCCTTCGCCGGGCTGGTGATCAACGTGATGCCCGAAGGCACCGAGCAGCCTTGGCACTTCGATACCAACGAATTCATCGTCAGCATGATGACCCAGAAACCCGAGGCCGGTGGCCTGTTCGAATACGCGCCGATGATCCGCTCGCGCAGCCAGGAAAATCTCGGCGCCGTCGGCAAAGTGGTGCGCGGCGAAGATCGCTCGCGGGTCCAGGAGCTGGCACTCAACCCGGGTGATCTGCAGATTTTCAAGGGGCGCTTCTCGGTGCACCGGGTCACCCGCGTAGAAGGTGCCACCGAACGCAACACAGCGATCTTCGCCTACTCGGAGAAGCCCGGAATCATCGGCCGCGCCCAGCGCACCAAACAGCTTTACGGACGCCTGTCCGAAGCCCATCTGCAAGCCGAACGCAACCTGGTGCGCAGCGACCAGTTGCTCGACTGA
- a CDS encoding M24 family metallopeptidase, translated as MSLSGPNRNPADCEPTDDEIQQIQLDRLQRVRNELKKRDYAACVLFDPTHMRYATGSRNMQVYSARNPARYAFIPAEGPVVIFEFGGCLHLAESLNTVDEVRPAKAISYYFCESFLGNVTADWAAEIDELVRQCGGGKRIAIESATSAAAFELQKLGYQVFDAQEPLERARCIKVPNELKMIRASLRATEAGVRLMESKLVPGITENQLWSHLHQHVIATDGDYVETRLLSSGPRTNPWFQECSTRPIEAGDLVALDTDVVGRFGYYADFSRTFLCGDQAATAKQQELYKLAYEQVQTNVEMLKAGRSFKEYAEMAWKIPEHYKNNRYFALVHGVGMTGEYPYVVHREDIDALGYDGVFEAGMTICVESYIGHDDGGEGVKLEEQIYIHEHGIELLSDYPFDPRLLR; from the coding sequence ATGAGTCTGTCCGGCCCCAACCGCAACCCCGCTGACTGCGAACCCACCGATGACGAGATCCAGCAAATCCAGCTGGACCGCCTGCAACGGGTGCGCAATGAACTGAAAAAACGTGACTACGCCGCCTGTGTGCTGTTCGATCCGACCCACATGCGCTACGCCACTGGCTCGCGCAACATGCAGGTGTACTCGGCGCGCAACCCGGCGCGTTATGCGTTTATCCCCGCGGAAGGCCCGGTGGTGATCTTCGAGTTCGGCGGCTGCCTGCACCTGGCTGAAAGCCTGAACACCGTGGACGAAGTGCGCCCGGCCAAAGCCATCTCCTACTACTTCTGTGAAAGCTTTCTGGGCAACGTCACCGCCGACTGGGCAGCCGAGATTGATGAGCTGGTGCGCCAGTGCGGTGGCGGCAAACGTATCGCCATCGAGAGCGCCACCTCGGCGGCGGCCTTCGAATTGCAAAAGCTCGGTTACCAGGTGTTTGACGCCCAGGAACCGCTGGAACGGGCGCGCTGCATCAAAGTGCCCAACGAGCTCAAGATGATCCGCGCCAGTCTGCGGGCCACCGAGGCCGGGGTGCGCTTGATGGAAAGCAAGCTGGTGCCGGGCATCACCGAGAACCAGCTGTGGTCGCACCTGCACCAGCATGTGATCGCCACCGATGGCGACTATGTTGAGACGCGCCTGCTGTCTTCCGGGCCGCGCACCAACCCGTGGTTTCAGGAGTGCAGCACGCGGCCGATCGAGGCCGGCGACCTGGTGGCACTGGACACCGATGTGGTCGGGCGTTTCGGCTATTACGCCGACTTCTCACGCACCTTTCTCTGTGGCGATCAGGCCGCCACCGCCAAGCAGCAAGAGCTGTACAAACTCGCCTACGAGCAAGTGCAAACCAACGTGGAAATGCTCAAGGCCGGACGCAGCTTCAAGGAATACGCCGAGATGGCCTGGAAGATTCCCGAGCATTACAAAAACAACCGCTACTTCGCCCTGGTGCACGGGGTTGGCATGACCGGTGAATACCCTTACGTGGTGCACCGCGAAGACATCGACGCGCTGGGCTACGACGGTGTGTTCGAGGCCGGCATGACCATCTGCGTGGAAAGCTACATCGGCCACGACGACGGCGGCGAAGGCGTAAAGCTCGAAGAACAGATCTACATCCACGAACACGGCATCGAGTTGCTCTCCGACTACCCGTTCGACCCGCGCCTGCTGCGGTAA
- a CDS encoding ABC transporter substrate-binding protein: MKELTTLDGAEAHPAINDLCAQAQSGEINRRQFLRTAALLGITVASASSFIGSALLGNDAQAADATPARQGGSLRFACAIQEIQDPMLITWIEASNLLRNSLEYLTWVDADNITHPYLAESWSPSDDLTTWTFNLRQDVKWSNGDHFTVEDVQHNIERWIAADSKSVNRTAFQDIKAFEKVSDYQFRLLLKRPMLAIPEMLNAFTCAIVHRSFKAGDDWAKNPLATGPFKLVSFAVNKQATFAKRADYWGKPANLDELRYIDMGTDVSTHLAALQAGQVDVLYRVTVAELDLAKRLPGAQLLTCKSAQTVVMRMACDQKPFTDLRIRKAVVLCADNAQMLKIAYRGMGTLGEDHHVAPSHPEYFPLPKRNRDVAAAKKLLAEAGFADGIDIDLIVGNTQGRYEQDCAQILQQNCLEAGIRINLKVVPAAQYWPIWDKAAFSLTYWAHRPLGVMSLELAYRGGGAWNESHYSDPAFDAALDKAMGIIDPKQRAIAMQNVEQILQDACVIVQPFWGDKFTAVSKKVQGFQVHPSDFYPMGNVWLSA, from the coding sequence ATGAAAGAGTTGACTACCCTGGACGGCGCCGAGGCGCATCCAGCCATCAATGACCTGTGTGCCCAAGCACAAAGCGGCGAGATCAACCGCCGCCAGTTCCTGCGCACCGCTGCCCTGCTGGGGATTACCGTGGCCAGCGCCAGCAGCTTTATCGGCTCGGCCCTGCTCGGCAACGACGCCCAGGCCGCCGACGCCACACCCGCCCGCCAGGGTGGCAGCCTGCGCTTTGCCTGTGCGATCCAGGAAATCCAGGACCCGATGCTGATCACCTGGATCGAAGCCTCGAACCTGTTGCGCAACTCGCTGGAATACCTGACCTGGGTCGACGCCGACAACATCACCCACCCGTACCTCGCTGAAAGCTGGAGCCCGTCCGACGACCTCACCACCTGGACCTTCAACCTGCGCCAGGATGTGAAGTGGAGCAATGGCGACCACTTCACTGTCGAGGACGTGCAACACAACATTGAACGATGGATCGCGGCGGACTCCAAGTCGGTTAACCGCACCGCATTCCAGGACATCAAAGCCTTCGAGAAAGTCAGCGACTACCAGTTCCGCCTGCTGCTCAAACGGCCGATGCTGGCGATCCCGGAAATGCTCAACGCGTTCACCTGCGCCATCGTCCACCGCAGCTTCAAGGCCGGTGACGACTGGGCGAAAAACCCGTTGGCCACAGGGCCGTTCAAGCTGGTTTCGTTCGCCGTGAACAAACAGGCGACGTTCGCCAAGCGCGCCGATTACTGGGGCAAGCCTGCCAACCTCGACGAGCTGCGTTACATCGACATGGGCACCGACGTGTCCACCCACCTCGCCGCCCTGCAGGCCGGCCAAGTCGACGTGTTGTACCGCGTCACCGTGGCCGAACTCGACTTGGCCAAACGCCTGCCCGGCGCGCAGTTGCTCACCTGCAAATCCGCGCAAACCGTGGTGATGCGCATGGCCTGCGATCAGAAGCCGTTCACCGACCTGCGCATCCGCAAAGCCGTGGTGCTGTGCGCCGATAACGCGCAGATGCTCAAGATCGCCTATCGCGGCATGGGCACCCTGGGCGAAGACCACCATGTGGCGCCCTCCCATCCCGAGTACTTCCCACTACCCAAGCGCAACCGCGATGTAGCGGCGGCGAAGAAGCTACTGGCCGAAGCCGGCTTTGCTGATGGCATCGACATTGATTTGATCGTCGGCAACACCCAGGGCCGCTATGAGCAGGACTGCGCGCAAATCCTGCAGCAAAACTGCCTGGAAGCCGGGATTCGCATCAACCTCAAAGTGGTGCCCGCCGCCCAATACTGGCCGATCTGGGACAAGGCCGCGTTCAGCCTCACTTACTGGGCCCATCGCCCGCTGGGCGTGATGTCCCTGGAGCTGGCCTACCGCGGCGGTGGCGCCTGGAACGAAAGCCACTACAGCGACCCGGCTTTTGACGCCGCGCTGGACAAGGCCATGGGCATCATCGACCCCAAACAACGCGCTATCGCGATGCAAAACGTCGAGCAGATCCTGCAAGACGCCTGCGTCATCGTGCAGCCGTTCTGGGGTGACAAGTTCACCGCCGTGAGCAAAAAGGTCCAGGGCTTCCAGGTGCACCCTTCCGACTTCTACCCCATGGGCAATGTGTGGCTGAGCGCCTGA
- a CDS encoding ABC transporter permease produces MAHFLLRKLLALVATLLSVSLIVFLALELNIEDVAINVLGPYSAADQRAAWLVEHGYNQPFVWRYLLWLKDFVSGDWGTSVYFRESVIKLLLPNLAQTLTLAGLALLVMVPVALTLGILAGIRQGSLLDRLVSFVSIVTTSIPDFASAVFVSAIFVFWLNWLPGVSSMSDGFSAVELVLPLMVLCLFGIGYLARITRASMVEVMQSPYIRTARLKGASTARIVVRHALRNVLIAPITVIMLYIPWLLSNVIVVEVFFAYKGFGSLLYTASLNHDVYLIEACAMVSAVVVGITKIFSDLAYTWLNPRITLRSLGGGAQ; encoded by the coding sequence ATGGCTCATTTTCTATTGCGCAAATTACTGGCGCTGGTGGCGACCCTGCTGTCGGTGTCACTGATCGTGTTCCTGGCCCTGGAACTGAATATCGAGGACGTGGCGATCAACGTCCTCGGCCCCTACTCCGCCGCCGACCAGCGTGCGGCGTGGCTGGTGGAGCACGGCTATAACCAACCTTTTGTTTGGCGTTACCTGCTGTGGCTCAAGGACTTTGTCAGCGGCGACTGGGGCACCTCGGTGTACTTTCGCGAGTCGGTGATCAAGCTGTTGCTGCCCAACCTGGCGCAAACCCTGACCCTGGCCGGCCTGGCCTTACTGGTGATGGTGCCGGTGGCGTTGACCCTGGGCATTCTGGCCGGTATCCGTCAAGGCTCGCTGCTCGACCGCCTGGTGTCGTTCGTGTCGATTGTCACCACTTCGATTCCCGACTTTGCCAGCGCGGTATTCGTCTCGGCGATCTTCGTGTTCTGGCTCAACTGGCTGCCCGGCGTCAGCAGCATGAGCGACGGCTTCAGCGCGGTGGAGCTGGTGCTGCCGTTGATGGTGCTGTGCCTGTTCGGCATCGGCTACCTGGCGCGGATTACGCGGGCGTCGATGGTCGAAGTGATGCAGTCACCGTACATCCGCACGGCGCGGCTCAAAGGCGCTTCCACTGCGCGCATCGTCGTACGGCATGCCCTGCGCAATGTGCTGATCGCCCCGATCACAGTGATCATGCTGTACATCCCGTGGCTGCTGTCCAACGTGATCGTGGTCGAGGTGTTCTTCGCCTACAAGGGCTTCGGCTCGCTGCTGTACACCGCCTCACTGAACCATGACGTGTACCTGATCGAAGCCTGCGCGATGGTCAGTGCCGTGGTGGTGGGCATCACCAAGATCTTTTCGGACCTGGCCTACACCTGGCTCAACCCGCGCATCACCCTGCGCAGTCTCGGCGGAGGTGCCCAATGA
- a CDS encoding ABC transporter permease yields MNRLHAFKHPLALLGLLLVGGWVLIALFAPWLAPHDPLESFTPLLTPMTTGDNGQSFLLGTDMIGRDILSRLIWGTRTVLFWSILATLTAFAVGIAMGLCAGYFNGWVDAVLSYVADTVLSFPVLVLYIVIIIALGASALNILIAVTFTSAPAIFRIMRALTIDIRSRDYVLSAITQGEGSLRIMLVEILPNCGGPLIVDFCLRIGYTAIMIGALGFLGLGLPPPTPDWGGMINDGRAMAIAFPHLVIFPCIAISTLMLGLSLLADGLDENAQHGARN; encoded by the coding sequence ATGAACCGTCTGCACGCCTTCAAACATCCCCTGGCGTTGCTCGGCCTGTTGCTGGTCGGCGGCTGGGTGTTGATCGCGCTGTTTGCACCCTGGCTGGCGCCGCATGATCCGCTGGAAAGCTTCACGCCCTTGCTGACGCCGATGACTACCGGCGACAACGGCCAGAGCTTCCTGCTGGGCACCGACATGATCGGTCGCGACATTCTCTCGCGGCTGATCTGGGGCACGCGCACCGTGCTGTTCTGGTCGATTCTGGCCACACTCACCGCGTTCGCGGTGGGCATCGCCATGGGCTTGTGCGCCGGTTACTTCAACGGTTGGGTGGATGCCGTGCTGTCGTATGTGGCCGACACCGTGCTGTCGTTCCCGGTGCTGGTGTTGTACATCGTGATCATCATCGCCCTGGGTGCTTCGGCGCTGAATATCCTGATTGCGGTGACCTTCACCAGTGCCCCGGCGATCTTTCGCATCATGCGTGCGCTGACGATCGACATCCGCTCGCGCGACTACGTACTCAGTGCGATCACCCAAGGTGAAGGCTCACTTCGCATCATGCTGGTAGAAATTTTGCCCAACTGCGGCGGCCCCTTGATCGTGGATTTCTGCCTGCGCATCGGCTACACCGCGATCATGATCGGCGCCCTGGGTTTTCTCGGCCTCGGCCTGCCGCCACCGACGCCGGACTGGGGCGGCATGATCAACGATGGCCGCGCCATGGCCATTGCCTTCCCACACCTGGTGATCTTCCCCTGCATTGCCATCTCCACCCTGATGCTGGGCCTGAGCCTGCTGGCGGACGGCCTGGATGAAAACGCCCAGCACGGCGCGAGGAATTGA